A DNA window from Akkermansiaceae bacterium contains the following coding sequences:
- a CDS encoding tyrosine-type recombinase/integrase, with the protein MATLYKRPGSDSWIAKFKTADGVRTSRDTGCSSKREAQRIAAGFEMEERDASKKASSLPRAFSRIIETAAKEAAAGELTLTRAEELVHRLHKLANPDFDESTLKEFWEKWIAEQKPHVGSSTARGYEQDLHLFEAVLGPSAMKASVKSLTSDQIDAAISKARKKGDRRASTINKALASLRRVMEHAVAMGVATHNPAKQSRSLRQEDSIERAPFTAQEIRAMLDHPETTEEWRGAILIAAHTGLRLGDLLSLSRKHVDGSRLVIMPSKTSRQKKVITVPLTPPCVSWLGEKKGDFFPKLKAQATATTSMQFIAIMKRTGVPREIDQPGGLKASRSFHALRHTFASWLAEADIHADVRQKLTGHSSSKIHARYSHHDEALDRAIAVLPDLTPSARIDEDPLAKDAKEGSA; encoded by the coding sequence ATGGCGACCCTTTACAAGCGGCCAGGCAGTGACAGTTGGATCGCCAAGTTCAAGACGGCTGATGGAGTCAGGACGTCGAGAGATACTGGCTGTTCTTCAAAACGCGAGGCTCAACGGATCGCCGCAGGCTTTGAGATGGAAGAACGAGACGCGTCAAAAAAAGCGTCTTCCCTTCCACGAGCATTTTCCAGGATTATTGAAACGGCGGCAAAGGAAGCCGCCGCAGGGGAACTCACGCTGACGCGGGCTGAGGAACTTGTCCACAGGCTCCACAAGCTGGCCAATCCTGATTTCGATGAATCGACCTTGAAGGAGTTCTGGGAGAAGTGGATCGCGGAGCAGAAGCCCCATGTAGGAAGTTCCACGGCCAGAGGATATGAACAGGATCTCCATCTCTTTGAGGCGGTCCTGGGACCCTCAGCGATGAAAGCATCGGTGAAATCCCTCACCTCTGACCAGATTGACGCAGCCATCAGTAAGGCGAGAAAGAAAGGCGATCGCCGTGCCTCCACGATCAACAAGGCTCTGGCGAGCCTCCGAAGGGTCATGGAACATGCCGTCGCAATGGGAGTGGCCACTCACAACCCGGCGAAGCAATCTCGGTCCCTGCGCCAAGAGGACAGCATCGAACGCGCGCCGTTCACTGCCCAAGAAATCCGAGCGATGCTTGATCATCCAGAAACGACAGAAGAATGGCGCGGGGCAATCCTCATTGCTGCGCACACAGGACTCCGTCTCGGCGATCTTCTCAGTCTTTCGCGGAAGCATGTCGATGGCTCGCGGCTGGTGATCATGCCTTCGAAAACGTCCAGACAAAAAAAGGTCATCACTGTCCCCCTCACCCCTCCCTGTGTTTCTTGGCTCGGCGAGAAGAAAGGCGACTTCTTTCCCAAACTTAAGGCTCAGGCTACTGCGACCACCTCGATGCAATTCATCGCCATTATGAAACGGACGGGAGTTCCGCGGGAAATCGATCAGCCCGGTGGCCTGAAGGCATCGCGAAGCTTCCACGCCCTGCGTCATACTTTCGCCTCTTGGCTGGCCGAAGCTGACATCCATGCCGATGTTCGACAGAAACTCACCGGCCATTCATCGAGCAAGATTCACGCCCGATACAGCCATCATGACGAAGCACTCGATCGTGCCATCGCCGTTCTCCCCGATCTCACTCCATCCGCTAGGATTGACGAGGACCCGCTTGCGAAAGACGCTAAGGAAGGTTCCGCATGA
- a CDS encoding VCBS repeat-containing protein: MKPTLILPLAAMTGTIALAAVVSISWETKQLDNNFFAEGGAIADVNNDGKPDIISGPYWYAGPDFKERKEIYDTKSYDPKVYSDIFLQFAHDINGDGWQDVMVYSWPGKGAWWHENPKGKEGHWPKHQVLDIVDGESPHFVDIDGDGKLDIVCAQNGSYGYASPGADPTQPWTFKPITPPDKSVFRYTHGQGVGDVDGDGKIDFIEKRGWWKNPGKDGGEWVLHPVPIPGKGGAQMYVYDFNGDGKNDILTVIDAHGYGMSWFEQTADGWKEHPILTEKKETSAGGFNETQMHGVEFVDVDGDGIKDVITGKRFWAHAPKADGTGDPGVNDPATLFWLKVTRENGQVKFTPNVIHADSGVGVMLPSGDVNGDGLVDFLTANKKGTFIHIQKR, encoded by the coding sequence ATGAAACCCACCCTGATCCTTCCGCTGGCAGCCATGACCGGCACCATCGCCTTGGCCGCCGTCGTCTCCATTTCCTGGGAGACGAAGCAGCTCGACAACAATTTCTTCGCGGAGGGCGGTGCCATCGCCGACGTCAACAATGACGGCAAACCGGACATCATCTCAGGGCCGTATTGGTATGCCGGTCCGGATTTCAAGGAGCGGAAGGAGATATACGACACGAAGTCCTACGACCCGAAGGTCTATTCGGACATCTTCCTCCAGTTCGCCCACGACATCAACGGCGACGGCTGGCAGGACGTCATGGTCTATAGCTGGCCGGGCAAAGGGGCTTGGTGGCACGAGAACCCGAAGGGCAAGGAAGGCCACTGGCCGAAGCACCAGGTGCTGGACATCGTCGATGGCGAGTCACCGCACTTCGTGGACATCGATGGCGACGGGAAGCTGGACATCGTCTGCGCCCAGAACGGCTCCTACGGCTACGCTTCGCCCGGAGCGGATCCGACCCAGCCATGGACGTTCAAGCCGATCACCCCGCCGGACAAGTCCGTCTTCCGCTACACGCACGGCCAGGGCGTGGGTGATGTGGATGGTGACGGAAAGATCGACTTCATCGAGAAGCGCGGCTGGTGGAAGAACCCGGGCAAGGATGGCGGCGAGTGGGTGCTGCACCCGGTGCCGATCCCCGGAAAGGGCGGGGCGCAGATGTACGTCTATGACTTCAACGGCGACGGGAAGAACGACATCCTCACCGTCATCGACGCGCACGGTTACGGCATGTCGTGGTTCGAGCAGACGGCGGACGGTTGGAAGGAACACCCCATCCTGACCGAGAAGAAGGAAACCTCCGCCGGCGGCTTCAATGAGACGCAGATGCACGGCGTCGAGTTCGTGGATGTCGATGGCGACGGCATCAAGGACGTCATCACCGGCAAGCGTTTCTGGGCGCACGCACCGAAGGCCGATGGCACCGGTGACCCCGGCGTGAATGATCCCGCCACCCTTTTCTGGCTGAAGGTCACCCGTGAGAACGGTCAGGTGAAGTTCACGCCGAACGTGATCCACGCGGACTCCGGGGTGGGCGTGATGCTGCCATCCGGCGATGTGAACGGCGACGGCTTGGTCGATTTCCTGACCGCCAACAAGAAGGGCACCTTCATCCACATCCAGAAACGCTGA